A genomic region of Alnus glutinosa chromosome 11, dhAlnGlut1.1, whole genome shotgun sequence contains the following coding sequences:
- the LOC133880848 gene encoding NADH dehydrogenase [ubiquinone] 1 beta subcomplex subunit 9: MSLTSTAGYVARRAAQKERVRILYRQALKDKLNWAVHRHIFYQDASELRERFDANKHVEDPDTIDRLIADGEASYNKWRHPDPYIVPWAPGGSKFTRNPIPPSGIEIVYNYGREDND, encoded by the exons atgagctTGACCTCAACAGCAGGGTACGTCGCTCGGAGAGCAGCGCAGAAGGAGAGGGTTCGGATCCTGTACAGGCAAGCTCTCAAGGACAAGCTCAACTGGGCCGTCCATCGCCACATCTTCTACCAAGAT GCTTCAGAGCTCCGCGAGCGTTTTGACGCCAACAAACACGTG GAAGACCCTGACACAATTGATAGACTGATAGCTGATGGTGAAGCTAGCTACAATAAGTGGCGGCACCCTGATCCTTATATTG TTCCTTGGGCTCCTGGTGGTTCCAAGTTCACTCGAAACCCAATTCCACCATCTGGG ATTGAGATAGTGTACAACTATGGTCGAGAAGATAATGACTGA
- the LOC133880901 gene encoding uncharacterized protein LOC133880901: MDDEAASTEVRKMIRRGAAAVCAVALPVAGLLVIMAILLWTIRSGFEAAAETQRYTDDEEGCSQWAFHVGVVTMFFGFLFLALGIPILADLFLKLSERLHQQEEQNGTHPAREMTICKAIVGILVNVITVFMLSCAICTGFRLATEPRGDSRYHFLTFSIGLVTIVFGSMYFIIGLAMIFELAIDLSSKLQQKENKGGTHKRRSMIVNIFCLTLLL, encoded by the exons ATGGATGACGAAGCAGCAAGCACCGAGGTGAGGAAGATGATCCGACGAGGCGCTGCAGCTGTGTGTGCAGTCGCCTTGCCTGTAGCCGGGCTTCTGGTCATCATGGCCATTCTCTTATGGACCATTCGCTCTGGATTTGAAGCTGCTGCTGAAACTCAAAGATATACTGATGACGAGGAAGGCTGCAGCCAGTGGGCTTTCCACGTTGGAGTTGTAACCATGTTCTTTGGTTTCTTGTTTCTGGCTCTTGGGATTCCCATACTTGCTGACTTGTTTCTAAAATTGTCAGAACGGTTGCACCAGCAAGAGGAGCAAAATGGCACTCATCCAG CAAGGGAGATGACAATCTGTAAAGCTATTGTTGGTATCCTTGTGAATGTGATCACAGTCTTCATGCTATCGTGTGCCATTTGCACTGGATTTAGACTTGCAACGGAACCCAGAGGAGACAGCAGATACCATTTCTTAACTTTCTCAATTGGACTGGTCACCATTGTCTTCGGTTCCATGTATTTTATCATTGGACTTGCAATGATTTTTGAGCTAGCGATAGATTTGTCTAGCAAGTTGCAGCAGAAAGAGAATAAGGGTGGCACTCATAAACGCCGCAGTATGATTGTTAATATCTTTTGTTTGACATTGCTGTTGTAA
- the LOC133880902 gene encoding small ribosomal subunit protein bTHXm, giving the protein MAMMQWCGAVAKRVVTTQRPALTSSSSSGGVAPILCGRGDKKTKKGKRFKGSYGNARPKKEKMIERIKDKVEVPRSTPWPLPFKLI; this is encoded by the coding sequence ATGGCGATGATGCAGTGGTGCGGCGCAGTAGCGAAGCGGGTAGTGACGACGCAGCGACCTGCTCtgacatcatcatcatcatcaggaGGGGTGGCGCCGATCCTGTGCGGGCGTGGGGACAAGAAGACGAAGAAGGGGAAGAGATTCAAAGGGTCGTACGGGAACGCGAGGCCgaagaaggagaagatgatAGAGCGAATCAAGGACAAGGTCGAGGTCCCCAGGTCCACTCCTTGGCCCCTTCCTTTCAAGCTCATCTAA